The Mycolicibacterium brumae DNA window CGAGGCGCTCGCCCGCGCGGTCCTGGTCGGCGTGATCGCCGCGACGACGGTGGCGGGCGTGCCCGGCTACCGCGACGTGCTGCCCGGCGCGTTCGGCGCGGGGCGCTAGCCGTGGCGATGATGCCGCCGGCCGGCTTCCCGCCGCCCGGAGGGCCACCGGCCAAACCGGACAAGTCGGCCCCGGCCTGGAAGGTCGGCGGGCTGACCATCGCCGCCTTCATCGTCGCGCTGTGGGTCATCGAGATGATCGACGCCGCCAGTGGCCACCGGCTGGACCAGTACGGCATCCGGCCGTGGACCATCGACGGGCTGTGGGGGATCCTGTTCGCCCCACTGCTGCACGGCGGCTGGGACCACCTGATCGCCAACACCGTCCCGATCCTGGTGCTCGGTTTCCTGATGACGCTCTCCGGGATGTCCCGCTTCGTATGGGCGACGGTCATCATCTGGGTGCTCGGCGGGCTGGGCACCTGGATCATCGGCGACTGGGGACCCTGCGGCGGGCCGACCAACCACATCGGCGCCTCCGGGCTGATCTTCGGCTGGCTGACCTTCCTGCTGCTGTTCGGCTGGTTCTCCCGGCAGCCGTGGGAGATCGTCGTCGGCCTGCTGGTGCTGATCGGCTACGGCAGTGTGCTGTGGGGCGCGGTGCCGGTGCTCAACCGCTGCGGCGGGGTGTCCTGGCAGGCGCATCTGTGCGGGGCGATCGCTGGCGTCATCGCCGCCTACCTGCTGTCCGGCCCGGAGCGCAAGGCGCGGGCCGCGCGACGGGCGGCGCGCCGGTGAGCGGAGCAGTGCCGATGCGGGCGATCTCTTCCGAGGGGAAAGTACGCCCCTCGTCGAGTCGCCCGGTCGGCGTCTTCGATTCCGGTGTCGGCGGGCTGACCGTCGCTCGCGCGATCATCGACATGCTGCCCGACGAGGAGATGATCTACGTCGGGGACACCGGCAACGGGCCGTATGGCCCGCTGAGCATCGCCGAGATCCGCGCGCACGCGCTGGCGATCATGGACGACCTGGTCGACCGCGGGGTGAAGGCGCTGGTGATCGCCTGCAACAGCGCGTCCTCGGCCTGCCTGCGCGACGCCCGGGAGCGCTACGACGTGCCCGTCGTCGAAGTCATTCTGCCGGCGGTGCGACGCGCGGTGGCCACCACCCGCAACGGCCGCATCGGCGTCATCGGCACCCAGGCCACGATCACCTCGCGCGCCTATCAGGACGCCTTCGCCGCCGCGGTGGACACCGAGATCACCGCGGTGGCCTGCCCGCGATTCGTCGACTTCGTCGAGCGCGGCATCACCAGTGGCCGCCAGGTTCTCGGGCTGGCCGAGGGGTACCTGGAGCCGCTGCAGCGCGCGGACGTGGACACCCTGGTGCTGGGCTGCACGCACTACCCGCTGCTGTCCGGTCTGATCCAGCTGGCGGTGGGCGACGGGGTCACCCTGGTCTCCAGTGCGGAGGAGACCGCGAAGGATCTGTTGAAGGTGCTGACCGCCGCCGATCTGCTGCGCCCGCACGACGCGCCTCCGCCGGTGCGACGGTTCGAGGCCACCGGCGACCCGGAGGAGTTCCTGGCGCTGGCCGCGCGGTTCCTGGGCCCGGCGATCACCGGTGTGAGCCAGGCGCCGGCGTCCCGCCCGGCACGCTGAGTCAGGGACGAACCCGGCCAGCCATTTTGGTGATCATCGTCACCAGAATCAGGGATTTGCGGCACGCAACGGCGATGTCGTGATGTGCCGGTCATATCGCGTTACCTCGTGGCAAGCTAAGGATGTGCGCGTCACCATCCTTGGCTGCTCCGGCAGTGTCAACGGGCCCGGATCGCCGGCCTCGGGGTACCTGCTGACGGCGACCGGTTGCGAACCGCTGGTCATCGACTTCGGTGGGGGCGTGCTCGGGGAACTGCAGCGTTTCGCCGACCCGGGCGATGTCAATGTCTTCCTGTCTCATCTGCACGCCGATCACTGCCTGGACCTGCCCGGACTCTTCGTCTGGCGGCGCTACCACCCGACGAACAAACCCGTCGGCCGCAAGCGGATGTGGGGTCCGGCCGACACCTGGGAGCGGCTGGCGGCGGCGTCGTCGCCGTACGGCAATCACCTCGATGACTTCAACGACATCTTCGAGGTGAAGAACTTCACCGACAAGATGGAGTTCCGCTACGGCAACCTCGACGTGCTGGTGCGGGCGATGGTGCACCCCACCGTCTCCTACGGGATGCGCTTCACCGACTCCGACGGCACCGTGCTGGTGTACAGCGGCGACACCGGCATGTGCGACGCGATCGGCGAACTCGCCCAGGGCGCCGACGTCTTCCTGTGCGAAGCGTCCTGGACGCACGGCCCGCACAACCCGCCCGATCTGCACCTGTCCGGGACCGAGGCCGGGCGGATCGCCGCGGCGGCCGGTGTCGGCGAACTGCTGATCACCCACATCCCGCCGTGGACCAACCGCGAAGACGTGATCGCCGAGGCGAAGGCCGAGTACGACGGCCCCATCCACGCGGTCTCCTCCGGCGAGGCGTTCGACATTCGCAAGAAGCACTAGAGTCTTCGGGGTGTCCACTCGCGAAGACGGCCGCACCGATGACGAACTTCGGCCGGTCAAGATCACCCGAGGCTTCACCACCCACCCCGCCGGTTCGGTGCTGGTCGAATTCGGCCAGACCCGGGTCATGTGCGCGGCCAGCGTCGTCGAGGGCGTGCCGCGCTGGCGCAGGGGCTCCGGATTGGGCTGGCTGACCGCCGAATACGCGATGCTGCCGGCGGCCACCCACACCCGCTCGGACCGCGAGTCGGTCAAGGGCCGGGTCGGCGGGCGCACCCAGGAGATCAGTCGGCTCATCGGCCGATCGCTGCGCGCCTGCATCGACCTGCGGGCGTTGGGGGAGAACACCATCTCCATCGACTGCGATGTGCTGCAGGCCGACGGCGGCACCCGCACCGCGGCCATCACCGGCGCCTACGTGGCGCTGGCCGACGCCGTCACCTACCTGGGCGCCGCCGGCAAACTGTCCGACCCGCGGCCGCTGTCCTGCGCGATCGCCGCGGTCAGCGTCGGCGTCGTCGACGGCCGGGTCCGCGTCGACCTGCCGTACGAGGAGGACGCGCGCGCCGAGGTCGACATGAACGTGGTCGCCACCGACACCGGGACCCTAGTGGAGATCCAGGGCACCGGCGAAGGCGCGACGTTCCCGCGCTCGACGCTGGACAAGCTGCTCGACTCGGCCCTGGCCGCCTGCGATCAGATCTTCGAAATCCAGCGCCAGGCACTGGAATTGCCGTACCCGGGCGAACTGCCAGAAGGGCCTGCGGGCAAGAAGGCGTTCGGCAGCTAGGAGTTCCGGTGCCGCAATTGCTGGTCGCCACCCGCAACCGCAAGAAACTCGCCGAACTGCGCCGCGTGCTCGACGCCGCGCAGATGGAGCTCGAGCTGCTGTCCCTGGACGACGTGCCGGCCTACCCGGAGGCCCCGGAGACCGCCGCCGACTTCGAGGGGAACGCGTTGGCCAAAGCGCGTGACGGCTTCAACGCCACCGGGATCGCCTGTGTGGCAGATGACTCGGGGCTCGCCGTCGACGCGCTGAACGGGATGCCGGGGGTGTTGTCGGCGCGCTGGTCCGGTGGCCACGGCGACGACGTCGCCAATTACCAGTTGCTGCTGGCGCAACTGACCGATGTGCCCGACGAGCGGCGCGGCGCCGGGTT harbors:
- the rph gene encoding ribonuclease PH; translated protein: MSTREDGRTDDELRPVKITRGFTTHPAGSVLVEFGQTRVMCAASVVEGVPRWRRGSGLGWLTAEYAMLPAATHTRSDRESVKGRVGGRTQEISRLIGRSLRACIDLRALGENTISIDCDVLQADGGTRTAAITGAYVALADAVTYLGAAGKLSDPRPLSCAIAAVSVGVVDGRVRVDLPYEEDARAEVDMNVVATDTGTLVEIQGTGEGATFPRSTLDKLLDSALAACDQIFEIQRQALELPYPGELPEGPAGKKAFGS
- a CDS encoding non-canonical purine NTP pyrophosphatase; amino-acid sequence: MPQLLVATRNRKKLAELRRVLDAAQMELELLSLDDVPAYPEAPETAADFEGNALAKARDGFNATGIACVADDSGLAVDALNGMPGVLSARWSGGHGDDVANYQLLLAQLTDVPDERRGAGFVSACALVSDRGETVVRGQWRGTIAREPHGDSGFGYDPVFVPEGELRSAAQLSPAEKDASSHRGRALALLVPALRELS
- a CDS encoding rhomboid family intramembrane serine protease, with translation MPPAGFPPPGGPPAKPDKSAPAWKVGGLTIAAFIVALWVIEMIDAASGHRLDQYGIRPWTIDGLWGILFAPLLHGGWDHLIANTVPILVLGFLMTLSGMSRFVWATVIIWVLGGLGTWIIGDWGPCGGPTNHIGASGLIFGWLTFLLLFGWFSRQPWEIVVGLLVLIGYGSVLWGAVPVLNRCGGVSWQAHLCGAIAGVIAAYLLSGPERKARAARRAARR
- a CDS encoding MBL fold metallo-hydrolase encodes the protein MCRSYRVTSWQAKDVRVTILGCSGSVNGPGSPASGYLLTATGCEPLVIDFGGGVLGELQRFADPGDVNVFLSHLHADHCLDLPGLFVWRRYHPTNKPVGRKRMWGPADTWERLAAASSPYGNHLDDFNDIFEVKNFTDKMEFRYGNLDVLVRAMVHPTVSYGMRFTDSDGTVLVYSGDTGMCDAIGELAQGADVFLCEASWTHGPHNPPDLHLSGTEAGRIAAAAGVGELLITHIPPWTNREDVIAEAKAEYDGPIHAVSSGEAFDIRKKH
- the murI gene encoding glutamate racemase, with product MRAISSEGKVRPSSSRPVGVFDSGVGGLTVARAIIDMLPDEEMIYVGDTGNGPYGPLSIAEIRAHALAIMDDLVDRGVKALVIACNSASSACLRDARERYDVPVVEVILPAVRRAVATTRNGRIGVIGTQATITSRAYQDAFAAAVDTEITAVACPRFVDFVERGITSGRQVLGLAEGYLEPLQRADVDTLVLGCTHYPLLSGLIQLAVGDGVTLVSSAEETAKDLLKVLTAADLLRPHDAPPPVRRFEATGDPEEFLALAARFLGPAITGVSQAPASRPAR